A window from Scheffersomyces stipitis CBS 6054 chromosome 7, complete sequence encodes these proteins:
- the RS27B gene encoding 40S ribosomal protein S27 (structural constituent of ribosome~go_component intracellular; ribosome~go_function structural constituent of ribosome~go_process protein biosynthesis): protein MVLVQDLLHPNPATEAKQHKLKTLVQSPRSYFMDVKCQGCLNITTVFSHAQTAVTCDSCSTVLCTPTGGKAKLTEGCSFRRK, encoded by the exons ATG GTTTTAGTTCAAGATTTATTACACCCAAACCCAGCTACTGAAGCTAAGCAacacaagttgaagaccTTGGTCCAATCCCCAAGATCTTACTTCATGGATGTTAAGTGTCAAGGTTGTTTAAACATCACCACTGTTTTCTCCCACGCTCAAACCGCCGTCACCTGTGACTCTTGTTCTACTGTTTTGTGTACTCCTACTGGTGGTAAGGCTAAGTTGACCGAAGGTTGTtctttcagaagaaagtaa
- the AAT2 gene encoding aspartate aminotransferase (Aspartate aminotransferase/Glutamic oxaloacetic transaminase AAT2/GOT1~go_function transaminase activity~go_process biosynthesis), whose product MSYFAGITELPPDPLFGLKARYVADSRTDKVDLGIGAYRDNNGKPWILPAVKLAEAKLVSSPDYNHEYLSISGFEPFLKQASKVILGENSAALAENRVVSQQSLSGTGALHVAGVLLKEFYTGEKTVYLSKPTWANHNQIFTSIGFKVASYPYWDNDTKSLDLKGFLSTIRTAPAGSIFLLHACAHNPTGLDPSQDEWKQVLKELEAKKHLVLFDSAYQGFASGDLDKDAYAIRYAIDQKVISTPIIICQSFAKNVGMYGERVGAIHVIPSTQKDEQLGRALKSQLNRIIRSEISNPPAYGAKIVSTILNDRALRQQWEADLVTMSSRIHKMRLKLKELLTNLHTPGTWDHIVNQTGMFSFTGLSPDMVARLEKVHGIYLVSSGRASVAGLNDGNVEKVANAIDEVVRFYAKPKL is encoded by the coding sequence ATGAGCTACTTTGCCGGTATCACTGAGTTACCCCCAGATCCCCTCTTCGGCTTGAAGGCCAGATACGTCGCTGATTCCCGTACCGACAAGGTGGATTTGGGAATTGGTGCctacagagacaacaacgGTAAGCCCTGGATCTTGCCAGCTGTCAAGTTGGCAGAGGCTAAGCTTGTGCTGTCACCTGACTACAACCACGAGTACTTGTCCATTTCTGGATTTGAGCCTTTCTTGAAACAGGCTTCTAAGGTGATTTTGGGTGAAAACTCGGCTGCTCTCGCTGAAAACAGAGTCGTATCCCAGCAATCGTTGTCAGGGACCGGGGCCTTGCATGTTGCAGGagttttgttgaaggaattcTACACTGGCGAAAAGACCGTGTATTTGTCGAAGCCAACTTGGGCTAACCACAACCAGATTTTCACCTCTATTGGCTTCAAGGTCGCAAGCTACCCCTACTGGGATAACGACACAAAGTCATTGGACTTGAAAGGGTTCCTTTCGACCATAAGAACTGCACCAGCCGGctccattttcttgttgCACGCCTGTGCTCATAACCCAACTGGTTTGGACCCGAGCCAGGACGAGTGGAAGCAAgtcttgaaggaattggaagctAAGAAACATCTTGTCTTGTTCGACTCGGCTTACCAGGGCTTTGCTTCAGGTGACTTGGACAAAGACGCCTATGCCATCAGATACGCCATTGACCAGAAGGTCATTTCCACGCCTATCATCATCTGCCAGTCGTTTGCTAAGAACGTAGGTATGTACGGTGAAAGAGTTGGAGCTATCCACGTGATTCCTTCCACCCAGAAGGATGAACAGCTTGGTAGAGCTCTCAAGTCTCAGTTGAACAGGATCATTAGATCTGAGATCTCCAACCCTCCAGCATACGGAGCCAAGATTGTCTCTACCATCTTGAACGACAGAGCCTTACGTCAACAATGGGAAGCCGATTTGGTGACAATGTCCTCGAGAATTCACAAGATGAGactcaagttgaaggaattgttgaccaacttgCACACTCCAGGTACCTGGGACCACATTGTTAACCAAACTGGTATGTTCTCGTTTACTGGCTTGAGCCCTGACATGGTAGCCAGATTGGAGAAGGTCCATGGAATCTActtggtttcttctggtaGAGCCTCTGTAGCCGGTTTGAATGACGGAAACGTCGAAAAGGTGGCCAATGCCATTGACGAGGTTGTTAGATTTTATGCTAAGCCCAAGTTGTGa
- the GLC7 gene encoding protein phosphatase type I (Serine/threonine protein phosphatase~go_function hydrolase activity): MSADHQEADIDSIVDRLLEVRGSRPGKQVTLLEHEIRYLCTKAREIFIQQPILLELEAPIKICGDIHGQYYDLLRLFEYGGFPPEANYLFLGDYVDRGKQSLETICLLLAYKIKYPENFFILRGNHECASINRIYGFYDECKRRYNIKLWKTFTDCFNCLPIAAIIDEKIFTMHGGLSPDLNSMEQIRRVMRPTDIPDVGLLCDLLWSDPDKDITGWSENDRGVSFTFGPDVVSRFLQKHDMDLICRAHQVVEDGYEFFSKRQLVTLFSAPNYCGEFDNAGAMMSVDESLLCSFQILKPADKKPRYPPSAGANNRPGATPRKPKKTGK; encoded by the coding sequence ATGTCTGCCGACCACCAGGAAGCCGACATCGATTCCATAGTCGATAGATTGCTAGAAGTCCGCGGCTCCAGACCAGGTAAACAAGTCACCTTGTTGGAACACGAAATCCGTTACTTGTGCACCAAAGCCAGAGAGATCTTCATCCAGCAGCCCATCTTGTTGGAGCTCGAAGCGCCAATCAAGATCTGTGGCGATATTCACGGCCAGTACTACGACTTGTTGCGACTCTTCGAATACGGCGGTTTCCCCCCAGAAGCCAACTACTTGTTCTTGGGAGACTACGTTGACAGAGGTAAACAGTCGTTGGAAACGATCTGTTTGCTCTTAGCGTACAAGATCAAATACCCCGAGAactttttcatcttgagAGGAAACCACGAGTGTGCCTCTATCAACAGAATCTACGGGTTTTACGACGAATGTAAAAGAAGATACAATATCAAGTTGTGGAAGACGTTTACCGACTGCTTCAACTGTTTGCCCATCGCCGCCATCATCGACGAAAAGATCTTCACCATGCATGGAGGTTTATCTCCGGACTTGAACTCCATGGAACAAATCAGAAGAGTCATGAGACCAACCGATATCCCAGATGTGGGGTTGTTATGTGACTTGTTATGGTCCGATCCTGATAAGGATATTACAGGATGGTCAGAAAACGACAGAGGTGTCTCGTTCACGTTTGGACCGGACGTCGTATCGCGATTCTTGCAAAAACACGACATGGATTTGATCTGTCGTGCCCATCAGGTCGTAGAAGATGGTTATGAGTTCTTCTCTAAGAGACAATTGGTGACGTTATTCTCGGCTCCTAACTACTGTGGTGAGTTCGACAATGCTGGTGCCATGATGAGCGTAGACGAAAGCTTGTTGTGTTCGTTCCAAATCTTAAAGCCAGCCGATAAGAAGCCAAGGTATCCTCCTTCGGCAGGCGCCAATAATAGACCTGGTGCTACTCCAAGAAAGCCTAAGAAGACCGGAAAGTAA
- the EMP24 gene encoding protein carrier activity (Endosomal P24B protein precursor (24 kDa endomembrane protein) (Basic 24 kDa late endocytic intermediate component)~go_component membrane~go_function protein carrier activity~go_process intracellular protein transport): protein MKSIRILLALVFCQLIAAHNILLSPYGKSCFFETLKKNDELAVSFQVGSRNPHNAEQYVADFYVISPHGKVILKKTDLDHGDEKVKADTNGKYTYCFSNEKTNIVDMDVSFNIHGVVYVDVNDPKADSLDYAIQRLSQLTNDVKAEQGYLVIRERTHRNTAESTNSRVKWWSVFQILVVAANSVFQIYYLKRFFEVKSVV from the coding sequence ATGAAGAGCATAAGGATCTTACTTGCTTTGGTTTTCTGCCAGTTGATCGCCGCACacaacatcttgttgagTCCCTATGGCAAGCTGTGTTTCTTTGaaacattgaagaagaacgacGAGCTCGCCGTTTCGTTCCAGGTCGGCTCCAGAAACCCTCACAACGCCGAACAGTATGTAGCCGACTTCTACGTAATTTCCCCTCATGGCAAAgtcatcttgaagaagactgaCTTGGACCATGGCGACGAGAAAGTCAAAGCCGATACAAACGGTAAATACACCTACTGTTTCTCCAACGAGAAAACCAATATCGTCGACATGGACGTCTCGTTCAACATTCATGGCGTCGTTTACGTTGATGTCAACGACCCTAAGGCTGACTCCTTGGACTATGCCATCCAGAGATTGTCCCAGTTGACCAACGACGTCAAAGCTGAACAGGGCTATCTTGTCATTAGAGAAAGAACCCACAGAAACACTGCCGAGTCAACCAACTCCAGAGTCAAATGGTGGTCTGTTTTCCAGATTCTTGTGGTTGCTGCCAACTCTGTGTTCCAGATCtactacttgaagagattcTTTGAAGTCAAGTCAGTTGTCTAA
- a CDS encoding predicted protein (go_function transaminase activity~go_process biosynthesis) — protein sequence MSQAPYSNDSDDAESLLEFERLESTLPPALKRSASSLFEAIQSQNPSGHSSPNRENHFNSSWINTGNPTPRTPSQHAVNALLSKLSHSENGRESSPIPVPRPKFNEDIVKPAMNTKQSSTGVLWVTERATEYGFDAENQTDWANLGQGAPEHGDTVPGSFIRPKTIPVPDYSKEYAPTAGIKKLREAVANYYNETYRQNKLSKYTYKNVCIVPGGRAGLTRIASIISDCYLSFFLPDYTAYAEMLSLFKNFSPIPVPLDEADNYEMHLEMIKNELTRGVSALLTSNPRNPTGRCMTPLHLKQLHDLCREKCLLIMDEFYSHYYYDDGCTGSSISSAQFVDDINQDPVLILNGLTKAFRLPGWRICWILGPEEYISALSSAGSFLDGGSNAPFQFTAVDFLEPLKVRAEMKALQIHFKMKRDYIIGRLSKMGFTFTEKNIPNSTFYLWLNLSHLPGKLSNCLGFFHECLHEKVIVVPGFFFLINPQNLSRLEDVIWYNYVRLSYGPEFNSLVLGMDGIERILHRFGCLPYDPNQ from the exons ATGTCTCAAGCTCCATATTCCAACGACTCCGATGATGCCgaatctcttcttgagTTTGAAAGATTGGAGTCGACCCTTCCCCCAGCCTTGAAAAGGTCAGCCTCTTCACTCTTCGAAGCCATTCAGCTGCAGAATCCTTCAGGACATTCGCTG CCAAACCGGGAAAATcacttcaattcttcctGGATCAACACAGGAAATCCAACTCCGAGAACCCCTTCTCAGCATGCCGT AAAtgctcttctttccaagcTTTCCCACTCTGAAAATGGTCGTGaatcttctccaattcCAGTTCCAAGACCCAAATTCAACGAAGATATTGTAAAGCCTGCCATGAATACTAAGCAGTCTTCTACCGGTGTCTTATGGGTAACCGAAAGAGCCACTGAATATGGATTCGATGCCGAAAACCAAACTGATTGGGCCAACTTGGGCCAAGGTGCGCCAGAACACGGAGATACCGTTCCAGGCTCGTTCATTAGACCGAAAACGATTCCAGTGCCGGATTATTCTAAGGAATATGCTCCTACTGCTGGcatcaagaaattgagagaaGCTGTTGCCAACTACTATAACGAAACGTATCGTCAGAACAAACTCAGCAAATACACATACAAGAACGTTTGTATTGTGCCTGGAGGAAGGGCCGGACTTACGAGAATTGCATCCATCATCAGTGATTGTTACttgagtttcttcttgccaGACTATACTGCATATGCTGAAATGTTgtcgttgttcaagaacttctccCCTATACCGGTGCCATTGGATGAAGCAGACAACTACGAAATGCACTTGGAAATGATCAAGAACGAATTGACACGTGGTGTCAGTGCTTTATTGACTTCCAACCCAAGAAACCCTACAGGAAGGTGTATGACGCCACTACACTTGAAGCAATTGCACGATTTGTGTCGTGAGAAATGTTTACTTATCATGGATGAATTCTACTCGCACTACTACTACGACGATGGTTGCACTGGatcatcaatttcttcagccCAGTTCGTGGACGATATCAACCAGGACCCAGTGCTCATTCTCAATGGGTTGACCAAGGCATTCAGATTGCCAGGATGGAGAATCTGTTGGATATTGGGACCGGAGGAGTACATCAGTGCCTTGAGTAGTGCTGGTTCGTTCTTGGATGGAGGATCCAATGCCCCATTCCAATTCACTGctgttgatttcttggaaCCATTGAAGGTGAGAGCCGAAATGAAGGCACTTCAAATCCacttcaagatgaaacGTGACTACATTATTGGCAGACTTTCAAAGATGGGATTCACGTTCACTGAAAAGAATATCCCCAACTCCACCTTCTATTTGTGGTTGAATTTGTCTCATCTTCCAGGGAAGTTGAGTAACTGTCTTGGATTTTTCCACGAATGTCTTCATGAGAAGGTAATTGTTGTTCCTggatttttcttcttgatcaatCCACAGAACTTGTCACGCTTGGAAGATGTTATCTGGTATAACTACGTAAGATTGAGTTACGGCCCCGAATTCAACCTGTTGGTGTTGGGCATGGACGGAATAGAAAGGATATTGCATCGTTTCGGCTGTCTCCCATACGATCCAAACCAGTAG
- a CDS encoding protein serine/threonine kinase activity produces MSAPELSPVRHPIDVRSLTSYLHSLTPESKGTTLGVNVPDFSKYKKLDIQQFKFGQSNPTYLLTDVDTGRQFVLRKKPSPNAKLVSKSAHAVEREFFMLRSIGLLNRDPESKGNVPVPEVYLLCEDESIIGYVFYLMEYINGIQIKNPEMIGVSPEDKKLYWKSIVETISAIHLLDTTKLIAELPPSHYPQFQNLDKLKKSTYFQRQVRTLSGIANLQNKVVDPIPSFQENCEWLLRRAPKDPAKLTLIHGDLKIDNVLFDPKKKVVIGVLDWELCTIGHPLFDLANFLQPFQLPNQLNKKMSGSDTTIGSENQDSIDFIYKVLGDYSKKVTWDPQDPSNNPIDHWLLGYVFGLLRLCVITQGIAMRSKQGNASSGNAAAYGSFYPFLADLAIKGIEEYEARRRSSKF; encoded by the coding sequence ATGTCTGCCCCCGAACTATCCCCTGTTAGACATCCTATCGATGTTCGCAGCTTAACCTCCTATTTGCACTCCCTTACCCCAGAATCCAAGGGTACCACCTTAGGAGTCAATGTCCCCGACTTCCTGAAGTACAAAAAGCTCGATATTCAGCAGTTTAAGTTCGGCCAGTCCAACCCAACGTATCTCCTCACTGATGTCGACACCGGGAGGCAGTTTGTGTTGAGAAAGAAGCCTCTGCCCAATGCTAAGCTTGTATCCAAGTCTGCACATGCAGTCGAGAGAGAGTTTTTCATGTTGAGAAGCATTGGGCTTTTGAACCGTGATCCAGAGTCCAAGGGCAACGTGCCTGTTCCCGAAGTCTATTTGTTGTGTGAAGATGAGTCCATTATTGGCTATGTGTTTTATCTCATGGAGTATATCAACGGGatccaaatcaagaatCCAGAAATGATCGGAGTTTCTccagaagacaagaagttaTATTGGAAGTCGATTGTCGAAACTATCAGTGCCATCCACTTACTTGATACCACGAAGTTGATCGCCGAGTTGCCTCCTAGTCACTATCCACAATTCCAGAATttagacaagttgaagaaatcaacttACTTCCAGCGTCAGGTTAGAACCTTAAGTGGAATTGCAAACTTGCAAAACAAGGTAGTCGATCCTATTCCAAGCTTCCAAGAGAACTGTGAATGGCTCCTAAGAAGAGCTCCCAAGGATCCCGCCAAGTTGACGTTGATCCACGgagacttgaagattgaCAATGTTCTTTTCgatccaaagaagaaggtcgTCATCGGAGTCTTGGATTGGGAATTGTGCACCATTGGACATCCTCTTTTCGATTtagccaacttcttgcaACCGTTCCAATTACCAAACCAATTGAATAAGAAGATGTCCGGTTCAGATACCACAATTGGATCTGAAAATCAAGACTCCATAGACTTTATTTACAAGGTTCTTGGTGACTACTCTAAGAAAGTTACCTGGGACCCACAAGATCCATCCAATAACCCAATAGATCACTGGCTCTTGGGTTACGTATTCGGATTGTTGCGTTTGTGTGTTATCACTCAAGGAATTGCCATGAGATCAAAGCAAGGAAATGCTAGTTCAGGTAATGCTGCAGCATACGGTAGCTTCTATCCATTCTTGGCAGATCTTGCTATCAAAGGtattgaagaatacgaagccagaagaagatccagCAAATTCTGA
- a CDS encoding predicted protein, whose translation MPSFICSTTTSTSVRIMTVRRSKKSTLRKWLVKFCIALLQFKKSTNSMKAVTTQKQMVTDSNGLILSSNLSSEGYKVVPQTASEIIVVERVHKFSYYLKSETIFWDITENSIKDDENALYTELETTGDNLKDTCINNDPISPSQVLSDDSISILSSAVEDNLSTNSSPCIDICKEVEYIGKG comes from the coding sequence ATGCCCAGTTTCATCTGCTCTACTACCACTTCCACATCAGTTAGAATAATGACAGTTCGCCGTAGCAAAAAAAGTACCTTGAGAAAGTGGCTCGTGAAGTTTTGTATTGCTTTACTacaattcaagaagtcgACTAATTCCATGAAAGCTGTAACAACACAGAAGCAAATGGTGACCGATAGTAACGGACTCATATTAAGCTCTAATTTGAGCTCCGAGGGATACAAGGTAGTTCCTCAAACAGCTAGTGAAATCATAGTCGTTGAAAGAGTTCACAAATTCTCCTACTACCTCAAGAGCGAAACCATCTTCTGGGACATTACTGAAAACAGCATaaaagatgatgaaaatgcTCTTTATACTGAATTGGAAACAACTGGTGATAATCTCAAAGACACTTGTATTAATAATGATCCTATTTCTCCAAGTCAAGTGCTTCTGGATGATTctatttcaattttatcTTCCGCTGTTGAAGATAATCTATCAACAAATTCGTCTCCATGTATTGACATTTGCAAAGAGGTTGAGTATATTGGAAAAGGGTAA
- the AROC gene encoding Chorismate synthase (Chorismate synthase (5-enolpyruvylshikimate-3-phosphate phospholyase) (AROC)~go_component extracellular region~go_function neurohypophyseal hormone activity; chorismate synthase activity~go_process aromatic amino acid family biosynthesis), protein MSSFGTLFRVTTYGESHCKSVGCIVDGVPPNLELTEDDIQPQLTRRRPGQSKLSTPRNEKDRVEIQSGTENGLTLGSPIAMIVKNEDHRPHDYSETDLYPRPSHADWTYIQKYGTKSSSGGGRSSARETIGRVAAGAIAEKLLSKANGVEIVAFVSSIGPVSMARDASDPKFHELLNTVTREQIDATGPIRCPDETVREDMVKVIEKYRDAQDSIGGVVTCVVRNCPIGLGEPCFDKLEAKLAHAMLSLPATKGFEFGSGFLGTQIPGSKHNDPFYYDELHKRLRTTTNFSGGIQGGISNGENIYFSVAFKSAATISQEQPTATYDGKDGVLAARGRHDPSVTPRAVPIVESMTALVLADQLLIQKARESGAAIVGN, encoded by the coding sequence ATGTCCTCATTTGGTACCTTATTCCGTGTAACAACCTATGGGGAGTCGCACTGCAAATCAGTCGGCTGTATAGTGGATGGAGTCCCACCcaatttggaattgacaGAAGATGATATCCAACCCCAATtaaccagaagaagaccagGACAGTCGAAATTGTCGACTCcaagaaatgaaaaggACCGCGTAGAAATCCAGAGTGGTACCGAAAATGGTTTAACCTTGGGTTCACCTATTGCCATGattgtgaaaaatgagGATCACAGACCTCACGACTACTCCGAGACAGACCTTTACCCAAGACCATCGCATGCTGATTGGACATACATACAGAAATACGGTACCAAGTCTTCCAGTGGAGGAGGTAGATCCTCGGCAAGAGAAACAATCGGTAGAGTTGCTGCTGGAGCCATTGCTGAAAAGCTCTTGTCCAAGGCTAATGGTGTTGAAATCGTAGCCTTCGTTTCGTCCATTGGCCCGGTTTCCATGGCCAGAGACGCCTCTGATCCCAAATTCCACGAATTGTTAAACACTGTAACCAGAGAACAAATCGATGCTACTGGTCCTATCAGGTGCCCAGATGAAACTGTAAGAGAAGACATGGTCAAGGTCATTGAAAAGTACCGTGACGCACAAGACTCGATTGGTGGGGTTGTCACTTGTGTAGTGAGGAACTGTCCCATCGGATTGGGAGAGCCATGTTTTGATAAGTTGGAAGCTAAGTTGGCACATGCCATGTTGTCGTTGCCAGCTACCAAGGGGTTCGAATTTGGCTCGGGTTTCTTGGGTACACAAATTCCAGGTTCTAAGCACAATGATCCATTTTACTACGACGAATTGCACAAAAGATTGAGAACCACCACCAACTTCTCTGGTGGTATCCAGGGTGGTATCTCCAATGGTGAAAATATTTACTTTTCCGTTGCCTTCAAGTCGGCTGCTACCATTTCCCAGGAACAGCCTACTGCCACCTACGATGGAAAAGATGGTGTCTTGGCTGCTAGAGGTAGACATGACCCAAGCGTAACACCAAGAGCTGTTCCTATTGTGGAGTCCATGACTGCTTTGGTGTTGGCTGACCAGCTTCTTATTCAAAAGGCTAGAGAATCTGGTGCTGCCATCGTCGGCAATTAA
- the FBX2 gene encoding F-box/LRR-repeat protein: TLVPITSPPDDRSGVHQYPSQFFLSPITSNDSTVSENEDNIVVDDSQIDVDVEVTSEHNQEPLSPASSIDSDITDVQNYSQKSFVNESFSPLLSLPLEILYRIIEIVYYDNHSYNSINSNLETFSQTVPLLSKKFHQLSLCFLYKYAIFNRPHSFDKFLHNLKKSPQIGMYVEFMDFQQFTSIGLGRTGRMNQEIQMVTSRTISKALSLTPNLMEFLASENIQDDMDVEVLNHLFNRLGKIRALDFCGASSENFVKAFQELPARNLSNLTKVSFHDCSNLTPDIFSKVLPHLINLKRLDLNHTSITSTILLNYMPTSIRLTHLSLARCSKLTTRDLIKFITVHPAVSHNSLQWLNLQIDSNVVSPLTDVYLLYTLKHLNAPDLRYVNLGGMPVGSKHLPIIKHRFPNLESLAISHSSVNLTDIQEYMKDNTQVKFLDLTGIKQLTRFNLLHILKSNFNSSLRGIEFDYKILYDLTSKGEFIKVTPVQTSFIESIQTPQVWKFYDNEGRRSWIYKLAETDSEYRSIMNGRKPSVSAQSNLVYYDLETGSKISTVVKKPDFLKFASRKINCSIGYYNLNKYKSKNHHEDVWPVEFSQRGIYNYYSLNLK; encoded by the exons ACCTTGGTGCCCATCACATCTCCCCCAGACGATCGTTCCGGAGTGCACCAATACCCATCCCAGTTTTTCCTTTCTCCCATAACCAGTAACGACTCCACAGTGTCGGAAAACGAAGACAACATCGTAGTAGACGATAGCCAGATcgatgttgatgttgaagtcaCTAGTGAGCACAACCAGGAACCGCTTTCGCCGGCCCTGTCCATAGACTCAGACATAACAGACGTCCAGAACTACTCTCAGAAGTCGTTTGTAAACGAGCTGTTTTCGCCGCTTTTGTCGCTTCCACTCGAAATTCTTTACCGTATCATCGAGATCGTTTACTATGACAATCATTCGTACAACTCCATCAACCTGAATCTCGAGACATTCTCACAAACCGTGCCTCttttgctgaagaagttccaCCAGCTCTCTTTGTGCTTTCTCTACAAGTACgccatcttcaacagacCCCACTCTTTCGACAAGTTCTTACATaatctcaagaagagtCCCCAGATCGGCATGTATGTAGAGTTTATGGACTTCCAGCAGTTTACATCCATCGGCTTGGGCCGTACGGGGAGAATGAACCAGGAAATACAGATGGTCACTTCTAGAACCATCTCCAAAGCCCTCAGTTTAACACCTAATCTCATGGAATTCCTAGCCAGCGAAAATATCCAGGACGACATGGACGTCGAGGTCTTGAACCATCTCTTCAACAGACTCGGCAAAATCAGAGCGCTCGACTTCTGCGGAGCTAGTAGTGAAAACTTTGTGAAAGCATTCCAGGAGCTT CCAGCAAGAAACTTGTCGAACCTCACCAAAGTGTCTTTCCACGATTGCTCTAACTTAACTCCAGACATTTTCAGCAAAGTGTTGCCGcatttgatcaacttgaagagactCGACCTCAACCATACGTCAATAACATCGACGATTTTGCTCAACTACATGCCTACTTCTATCCGTCTTACCCATTTATCGTTGGCCAGATGCTCCAAGTTGACCACCAGGGATCTCATCAAGTTCATAACCGTACATCCAGCTGTTCTGCACAACTCGCTCCAATGGCTCAATCTCCAGATAGATTCAAACGTAGTCAGTCCACTAACAGACGTCTACTTGTTATATACTCTTAAGCATTTGAACGCACCAGACCTCCGTTACGTTAATTTAGGAGGAATGCCTGTTGGCTCTAAGCACCTCCCCATCATCAAGCATAGATTCCCCAACCTCGAAAGTCTCGCTATCAGCCACTCCTCCGTAAACCTCACCGATATCCAGGAGTACATGAAGGACAACACACAGGTTAAGTTCTTGGACTTAACGGGAATCAAACAGTTGACACGTTTCAACCTCCTCCACATATTGAAGtccaatttcaattcatcaCTTCGTGGCATAGAGTTCGACTACAAGATTTTGTACGATTTGACCAGCAAAGGGGAGTTCATTAAAGTCACCCCCGTCCAGACCTCTTTCATTGAATCTATCCAAACTCCACAGGTATGGAAGTTCTACGACAACGAAGGGAGGAGATCATGGATCTATAAGTTGGCCGAAACCGACTCCGAGTACCGGTCTATCATGAACGGCAGAAAACCGTCGGTTTCGGCCCAGTCGAACTTGGTCTACTACGACTTGGAAACGGGAAGCAAGATTTCTACTGTAGTCAAGAAACcagatttcttgaagtttgctTCGCGGAAAATCAACTGTTCCATCGGCTACTAtaacttgaacaagtacaagtcCAAAAACCACCACGAAGACGTCTGGCCCGTAGAGTTCAGCCAGAGAGGCATCTACAACTACTACTCTCTTAACCTAAAGTAG
- a CDS encoding predicted protein, with protein sequence MSQPKQLPPFPNSYATKKVADSDAKPCTICYKPATTVLLNDNKMDFFYTCDLHLQDEHFATPLPNEEHAELVKSREELEKNLTDLKTKMDAVKPYIWNNTDTKTSTNDKDDKKDSEKSANKSNNEKFKEYETEIRDKTIKLSETNIKISQFKFKAYKLNQDVYRGRIQNYIKAKMNQARTQKIQSDPTFFPTVPSNKLE encoded by the exons ATGAGCCAGCCTAAACAGCTTCCGCCCTTTCCCAACAGCTATGCCACCAAAAAGGTCGCCGACTCGGATGCAAAACCATGCACGATCTGCTACAAACCAGCTACTACGGTCTTGCTAAACGACAACAAGAtggacttcttctacacATGCGATTTGCATCTACAAGACGAGCATTTCGCCACGCCATTGCCCAATGAGGAGCATGCTGAACTCGTTAAGTCACGCgaggagttggaaaagaacttGACAGACTTAAAGACAAAAATGGATGCAGTAAAGCCATACATCtggaacaa CACAGATACCAAGACACTGACAAATGATAAGGATGACAAAAAagatagtgaaaaatccgCAAATAAGTCCAATaatgaaaagttcaagGAGTACGAGACTGAAATCCGCGATAAAACGATCAAGCTATCAGAAACCAACATCAAGATCTCGCAATTCAAGTTCAAAGCCTACAAACTAAATCAAGACGTATACAGGGGTAGAATTCAGAATTATATTAAGGCCAAGATGAACCAAGCACGTACCCAGAAGATCCAGCTGGACCCGACGTTTTTCCCAACTGTTCCGTCGAATAAGTTGGAAtaa